One region of Salvia miltiorrhiza cultivar Shanhuang (shh) chromosome 3, IMPLAD_Smil_shh, whole genome shotgun sequence genomic DNA includes:
- the LOC131016540 gene encoding phosphoinositide phospholipase C 2-like, which produces MSKQTYRVCLCFKRRFRMKEAEVPRDVDELFASYSENGSMSVDHLHRFLKEVQGEEKLTREDAEALMESFLSEHKHKNVFQRRTLYIKDFFRFLLSGINAPLPLPPKVHQDMNCPLSHYFIYTGHNSYLTGNQISSDSSEEPIIEALKRGVRVIELDMWPNSSKDDVHIMHGGTLTSPVKLINCLKAIREHAFVASDYPVIITLEDHLNQELQAIVAKMVHETFQDVLVCSSSDTFHDFPSPQSLKGRVVISTKPPKEYLETKEGEDGSVRVYKSSEEVGWGKEISDLAMKVERGGDECEEEVEDPSQSQQPPEYKNLIAIRAEKMKGGIKSWLRVSSQKAHRVSLNEEKLENAVLTHGTEIVRFNERNLMRVYPKATRLDSSNYNPLIGWMHGVQMVAFNMQGHGRSLWLMQGMFRANGGCGYVKKPDFLLKKETSGEVFDPNKRLPVKKTLKVKVYLGEGWNLDFHRTHFDFFSPPDFYVKIGIAGVGCDSSMKKTKTIQDNWTPVWNEEFEFPLRVPELALLRVEVHEYDISDKDDFGGQTCLPVWELKRGIRAVALHDWKGDKYKSVRLLMRFEFV; this is translated from the exons aTGTCGAAGCAAACATACAGAGTGTGTTTATGTTTCAAGAGGCGATTTCGGATGAAAGAGGCCGAAGTGCCTCGCGATGTGGACGAGCTCTTCGCGAGCTATTCGGAAAATGGGTCAATGAGTGTGGATCATCTGCATCGATTCTTGAAGGAAGTTCAAGGTGAGGAGAAGCTCACTCGGGAAGATGCTGAAGCTTTAATGGAGTCTTTCCTTAGCGAACACAAGCACAAGAACGTTTTTCAGCGTAGAACTCTTTACATCAAAGACTTTTTCCGGTTTCTGCTCAGTGGGATCAATGCTCCTCTCCCTCTTCCTCCCAAG GTGCACCAAGATATGAACTGCCCTTTATCACATTACTTCATCTACACGGGCCACAATTCCTACTTAACTGGGAACCAAATCAGCAGTGATTCTAGTGAAGAGCCAATCATCGAAGCCCTCAAACGAGGAGTTCGTGTGATCGAGCTAGACATGTGGCCGAATTCCAGCAAAGACGACGTTCATATAATGCACGGAGG GACTCTAACGAGCCCGGTGAAACTCATCAATTGCTTGAAAGCAATACGAGAGCACGCTTTCGTCGCCTCAGACTACCCTGTGATCATCACGCTAGAAGACCACCTCAATCAAGAACTTCAAGCCATTGTAGCAAAA ATGGTGCATGAGACATTCCAAGATGTGCTAGTGTGTTCATCATCGGATACATTTCACGATTTCCCCTCTCCTCAGTCGTTGAAGGGGCGTGTTGTGATCTCGACCAAGCCACCAAAAGAGTATCTCGAGACAAAAGAAGGGGAAGATGGCAGCGTGAGAGTGTATAAATCATCGGAGGAAGTGGGATGGGGGAAAGAAATCTCGGATTTGGCAATGAAGGTAGAGAGAGGGGGTGATGAGTGTGAGGAAGAGGTAGAAGATCCGAGCCAGAGTCAGCAGCCACCTGAATACAAGAACTTGATCGCCATCCGCGCAGAGAAGATGAAGGGAGGCATCAAGTCTTGGCTGAGAGTGAGTTCTCAGAAGGCTCATCGCGTAAGCTTGAACGAAGAGAAGCTCGAGAACGCTGTCCTAACTCATGGAACTGAGATTGTTAG ATTCAATGAGAGGAATTTGATGAGAGTGTATCCCAAGGCAACGAGGTTAGACTCATCAAACTACAATCCCTTAATAGGGTGGATGCATGGAGTTCAGATGGTTGCATTCAACATGCAG GGTCATGGGAGGTCGCTTTGGTTGATGCAAGGGATGTTCAGAGCAAATGGAGGATGTGGTTATGTGAAGAAGCCCGATTTCCTTCTCAAGAAGGAGACTAGTGGTGAAGTATTCGATCCCAATAAGCGTCTCCCCGTCAAGAAGACGCTCAAG GTGAAAGTGTACTTGGGAGAAGGTTGGAACCTCGATTTTCATCGTAcacattttgattttttctcGCCTCCCGACTTCTACGTCAAG ATAGGAATTGCTGGAGTGGGTTGTGATTCGAGTATGAAAAAGACTAAGACAATTCAAGACAACTGGACGCCTGTTTGGAACGAAGAATTCGAGTTCCCGTTGAGAGTGCCAGAGCTGGCATTGCTGAGAGTTGAAGTCCATGAATATGACATATCGGATAAAGATGATTTTGGAGGGCAAACATGCCTTCCCGTTTGGGAGCTGAAGAGAGGGATTCGAGCCGTGGCGCTGCATGATTGGAAGGGAGACAAGTATAAGTCTGTTAGGTTGCTTATGAGGTTCGAGTTTGTTTGA